DNA sequence from the Oncorhynchus keta strain PuntledgeMale-10-30-2019 chromosome 1, Oket_V2, whole genome shotgun sequence genome:
AGGTCTCGTAGCAGCGGTCCTGCGTGTCGTCGTGGGCATCCTGCAGGTTGTCCTTGAACAGCACCAGGCTGTGTCCGGACATGACAGTCACGCACACGACCAGACAAAGCACCCAGGCGTAGCGCGCGCTGCGGAAGGCTTTGGTCCTCAGGGGGTAGGTGACGGCCAGGCAGCGGTCCACAGAGATGCAGCACAGCAGGTAGATGCTAAGGTACATGTTGGAGTAGTAGAAGAAGCCGGCCACGCTGCAGGAGAGGCTGCCCAGGCTCCAGTGGTGGTCCCGGTGGTAGTAGTTGATCCAGAGAGGCATGGTAAGGATATAGAGTaggtcagacagggacaggttgagcAGGAATATCCCCAGGGTGTTCTGGCTGCGGACCTGCTGGACGATGGGGCCAAGGGTCAATAGGTTAAAGGCCAAGCCCAGGATAAAGGCCAGGATGTAGATGCCCATCAGGAAGTCACTGATAGGGCTATTAGAGATGGTCACGCAAGTCAAGCTGAAGTTTGTTTTATCCATCTGTTTCTCTATCTTTGTTCAGGTCCAAACTGGAGTAGTTCCTGAAAacacaaacaaatcaaaatcaaatgtgctgaatacaacaggtgtaccttacagtgaaatgcttacttacgagcccctaaccaacaatgcagttttttaaaatatggataagaataagaaataaaagtgacaattaattaaagagcagcagtaaaataacaatagcgaggtatatacaggggggggtACCGGTATTGATTCAATGTCCggaggcaccggttagttgaggtaatatgtacatgttggtagagttattaaagggactatgcatagatggtaacaacagagattagcagtggtgtaaaagaggggggcaggggcaatgcaaatagtctgggtagccatttgattaggtgtctTATAGAacaagctgtttagaagcctcttggacctagacttgatgcTCCGTTACCGCTTgacgtgtggtagcagagagaacagtctatgactagggcggCTGGagtttttgaccatttttagggccttcctctgacaccgcctggtatagaggtcctggatggcaggaagcttggccccagtgatgtactgggccattcacattaccctctgtagtgacttgcggtcggaggccgagcagttgccataccaggcagtgatgcaacccgtcaggatgctctcgatggtgcagctgtagaaccttatGAGGAtgaggacccatgctaaatcttttcagtctcctgaggggaaataggttttgccgtgccctcttcacaacagtcttggtgtgcttggaacatgttagtttgctggtgatgtggacaccaaggaactagaagctctcaacctgctccactgcagccccgtctataagaatgggggcatgctctgccctctttttcctgtagtccacaatcatctcctttgtcttgaccattttgagggagaggttgtcctggcaccacacggccaggtctctgacctcctccctataggctgtctcgtcgttgtcggtgatccggcctaacactgttgtgtcatcggcaaatttaatgatggtgttggagtcgtgcctggcggTGCAGTcaagagtgaacagggagtataggaggggactgagcacgcacccctgaggggcccctgttttaaggatcagcgtggcggatgtgttgttacctacccttaccacctgggggcggccggtccagaagtccaggatccagctgcagagggaggtgtttactcccagggtccttagcttattttTTAGCTTTGAGGgaacactatggtgttgaacgctaagctgtagtcaatgaatagcattctcacataggtgttccttttgtccaggtgggaaatggcagtgtggagtgcattaGAGATTGCgtcctctgtggatctgtttaggcggtatgcaaattggagtgggtctagggtttctgggataatggtgttaatgtgagccatgatcagccatTCAAAGCGCTTCATGGCTCCAGATGTGaggactactgacccgtagcaatttaggcaggttaccttcgtgttcttgggcacaggcacaaTATGTTCTTGATCAGAAAAGCTTGATTATCACCTGTGTTACAAAATCAGGTTTCGGTAGTCtttgccatttaaaaaaaaaacatttatttaaccaggaaagttgTATTTACACACAGTCTTGAGTCATAAATGAGACTAGTCTGTCTTTCCATAGATCTTCCTGTAGTCTCATTTAGTAGAAAGTTACTCACATAGGGCTCTACTCAATCCGCATTGCGGAAGTTCAGCTTTAAAGCTTGATTGAAATTTAAAATTTTGGcaggagactgcattcacagtaaacactgcatatgtcagCTCATTCGGAAATGACCTTCACATTTCTATCGCGGAATCTGTAACACTTCAGctttacagattgaatagagcccataAAGTGTAATCACAGAGACACATCCAGTGCATTCGGACATttttcagaccccttcacatttTGATATGTTACAGACTTTTTTCCCTttatcaatctgcacacaataccacataatgacaaagcaaaagcttttattttttaaatatcacatttacagtattcagagcctttctcagtactttgttgaagcaccttcggcagcgataacagcctcgagtcttttttgggtgtgacgctacaagcttggcgcacctgtattaggggagtttctcctattcttatctgcagatcttctcaagcccTGCCAGGATGGATGGGTAATatcgcagcacagctattttccggtctcgccagagatgtttgatcgagttcaagtccgggcactgactgggccactcaaggagattcagagacttgtcccgaagccactcctgcgttgtcttggctgtgtgatgagggttgttgtcctgttggaaggtgaactttcccCCCAGTCTGCGATCCTGTGCgctccggagcaggttttcatcaaggatctctctgtactttgctccgttcgtctttccctcgatcctgactagtctcccacatccccacagcatgcttcaccgtagggatggtattggccaggtgatgagcattgcctggtttcctccaggcgtctcgcttggcattcaggccaaaattcaatcttggtttcatcagaccagagattcttCTTTCTCATGGACTGAGAgccctttaggtgtcttttggtaaactccaagtgggctgtcatgtgtattttactgaagagtggcttccttctggccactctactataaaggcctgttTGGTGGAATGcggcagagatggttatccttttggaaggttctcccatctccacggaggaactctggagctttgtcacaGTGACCaacgggttcttggtcacatccctgaccaaagcccttctccactggttgctcaatttggccaggatgccagctctatgaagagtcttggtggttccaaaattcttccatttaagaattatggaggccaatgtgttcttggggaccttcaatgctgctggtattttttggtacccttccccagatctgtgcctcgacacaatcctctaaggacaattccttagacctcatggcttggtttttgctctgacatgcactgtcaactgtgggaccttatatagacaggtgtgttcctttccaaatcatgtccaatcaattgaatttaccacaagtggactccaatcaagttgtagaaacatctcaaggatgatcaatggacacAGAATGCAGCTAAGCTCAATTTTgactctcatagcaaagggtctgaatacttatgtaagtaagttatttctgtttcttttgcaaacatttctaaaaacctgttttcactttgtcattatggggtattgtgtgtagattgatgaggaaaaaacatatttaaatccattttagaataagtctgtaacataacacgatgtggaaaaagtgaaggggtctgaatatatagcatatatatagCACATATGAGTTGAACTCATCCCTCAAAAGATGGCATCCTCTTACTCACAATCATTACTCACAAtcgttttttaaaatttttatatCCCAGTATCCAGCTCATCACACTTTGCTCCAACCCATTTCATTGACAAAATTGTTTGTGTGTGAAAAAGATAAAACCCTTTGGCTATCTACTCTGACACAGTCAGAAATGTAACATACTATTTGAGCTTGATAATGGGCTCTGGATGGAAAATATGAGTGGGCCTCTGAGGTTTAGTCATGGTCTCACAAATATCGATTTGAGCCTTTATTGCAGTGGAACTGGCTAACTCCAAATTGCCTGTGAAACCATCTCTCCACTTTTAAATACTTTGTGTGAAAAGCCTCACCAATTTCAGGATTTGTGACCTTCTATATTTTCTGACCCCCTCTGTGTATGATAGCAGTTACTGTCATTGGCTCCCTCCTCCTAACGGGTTTAAATTACCTTATGTTAATGCCGCTGTCCAGTAAATTGCATCAACATTTTCCATGGTTATTGTTCTGCACGGTTTCAAACTGGCTGACTATCTGCCACGGCACAGGTTGTGATTCGCGGGAGAGCATTTGCACTTCATCGTGACGTTCAATGTGCCCGAGCCAGGCCCTGGGATTGGATTAACCAGATATTTTGGAGGCAATAAGACGGACAGCAGGACAGTACGTAGCTTTAATGCTTATTTAAATACTTTAGTGAAATGCAAGGAAGGACATAGTTCAAATAAGGTCACAGGGGTGCTACGGTCATAGCGGGAAGAAAATATGTCCCTTTATCAATCAATTGGTGATGACATTTTCGGACTGGTACTACACACTGATAATCAGATCTACGTTTCTGTGCTCGCTTGCTCCTGAAACAGACATGCAAGTGTGACGATCACATGAAACAAACAGCACTGTTCCAATGTAAATCCCAAATTAGGTTCTGGGAAACGTGGCAGCCGTTCATAAGATGGACATCTATGTTCCTTTTCGATAACACATACACCAACGTGTGTTTTCTGAGATGATTAGTAGGGCAATCGCATAATTACCTTCTCAGCTCTCTGATGGACTAATACAAAGTCTTCTTTTGAATTATTGCACTGAAAATGTGTTGATTGGCTCGAATTGGAGAAAAGCCCATTTCTGAAAGATAAAACaggaaattgtaaaaaaaaaaaaaaagtttaattaAAATGATGGGGCTGAGAAGATGATGTTGCTATGTTTCCATCCTCATCCCACACTCAGGCTTTGTTGGTTGTCAGTGTGCAGAAACAGAAGGCCCTTAATGGTATAAGTGAATGATAATACATTGGCATGAATTGGCATGTGATGTAAATGTACTCTAAGGTATATAATTAGTATGTAATCCAGACTGATCAAGCACTCGTTCCTATTCCGTGGGTTAATGCTCATGATAGGGATCTTAAAGGGTAATTCTATGGTTGATCCACAGATCTGTCATTAATCTAAGTTCTCACCATGTGGATGATGGCAAATAGCCTACCTAAGGTAGGCATTTTGCAGCCAATAAGAATGAGCGTTGACTATGTGACGATCTGCACATTTTCCTTTGTATTATTACCACGGTGAATTAGGCAACCTGAACACTGTACTTTGGTTTGTTGAAAGATGACGGACCATAACGTGCTAATCATTAATCAGAGCATTCTGCTATGCTGGTGCAATCTACTGACTAGTCAGGCCATTTGGCCTCCATTAATCACTGTGTAATTTAGAAAGATCTTTCACTTTCAGAGACATTGATGGAATAATCTTAGCGTTAGTTGAACATTTTGCGCCCGTGACAACGTTCATCAGAAAAAGTGAAAAGGCTGAACGTAGGTGTCGGTGGCATACCGATAGCTTGAGTTGAGTAACCGTGGTATTCCCCTCTTAGTAACAAGCCCCTCTTAGTAACAAGGAAATAAAGAATGGTCTGGTCTAGATTACTAATGTTCCGTTGACTCTTAACCAAAAATAAATTCATAACTGCTGATACAAATCTTTCCAAATGCTGACACGGCACCACATATATACTGCTGTATCTATGTGACCACTGTGGGTGCGTTCTTGATAAGTGCGCTATTGTGGTTACCCTTTGCTCTAACACAGACTCATTTCctctttcttaaaaaaaaaaacccaACTCTgttaatacttttttttttttttaaacgaatgTGCTTACAGAAAAGtcggacatttacatacacttaggttgggagCCATAAAAACTCATTTTTTCAACCACTTGACAAATATATTTTTAACAAAGTTAAGTTTTGGCAAcccggttaggacatctattgtGTGCATGaagcaagtcatttttccaacaattgtttacagacagattacttcacttataattcactatatcacaattccagtcggtcagaagtttacatacacttgactgtgcctttaaacagcttggaaagttacataaaattatgtaatggctttagaagcttctgatagactaattgacaccatttgagtcaattggatgtgtacctgtggatgtatttcaaggccataCCGTCAATCTCAGTGGCtctatgcttgacatcatgggaaaatcaaaagaaaatcagccaagacctcagaaaaaatcattgtagacctccacgagtctggttcatccttgggagcaatttccaaacgcctgaagttactacgtttatctgtacaaacagtagtaagCAAATATAAAgaaaagaaaatgatgtggatatattgaagcaacatctcctgacaggtcgctcctaccaggtggcgtggcgagaatctgtctcctcaccacgcgctctcaccactggtgtcccccagggctctgttctaggccctctcctactctcgctatacaccaagtcacttggctctgtcataacctcacatggtctctcctatcattgctatgcagacgacacacaattaatcttctcctttcccccttctgatgaccatgtggcgaatcgcatctctgcatgtctggcagacatatcagtgtggatgacggatcaccacctcaagctgaacctcggcaagacggagctgctcttcctcccggggaaggactgcccgttccatgatctcgccatcacggttgacaactccattgtgtcctcctcccagagcgccaagaaccttggcgtgatcctggacaacaccctgtcgttctcaactaacatcaaggcggtggcccgttcctgtaggttcatgctctacaacatccgcagagtacgaccctgcctcacacaggaagcggcgcaggtcctaatccaggcacttgtcatctcccgtctggattactgcaactcgctgttggctgggctccctgcctgtgccattaaacccctacaactcatccagaacgccgcagcccgtctggtgttcaaccttcccaagttctctcacgccaccccgctcctccgctctctccactggcttccagttgaagctcgcatccgctacacgaccatggtgcttgcctacggagctgtgaggggaacggcacctcagtacctccagactctgatcaggccctacacccaaacaagggcactgcgttcatccacctctggcctgctcgcccccctaccactgaggaagtacagttcccgctcagcccagtcaaaattgttcgctgctctggccccccaatggtggaacaaactccctcacgacgccaggacagcggagtcaatcaccaccttccggagacacctgaaaccccacctctttaaggaatacctaggataggataagtaatccttctcacccccctttaagatttagatgcactattgtaaagtgactgatctactggatgtcataaggtgaatgcaccaatttgtaagtcgctctggataagagcgtctgctaaatgacttaaatgtaaatctcaagacatcagtcaggaagttcaagcttggtcgcaaatgggtctttcaaatgaacaatgaccccaagcatacttccaaacttGTGGAAAAATGtctcaaggacaacaaagtcaaggtattggagtggccatcacaaagccccgacatcaatcctatagaaaatttgtgggcagaactgaaaaagcatgtgcgggcaaggaggcccacaaacctgactcagttacaccagctctgtcaggaggaatgggccaaaattcaccc
Encoded proteins:
- the LOC118385861 gene encoding G-protein coupled receptor 4-like produces the protein MDKTNFSLTCVTISNSPISDFLMGIYILAFILGLAFNLLTLGPIVQQVRSQNTLGIFLLNLSLSDLLYILTMPLWINYYHRDHHWSLGSLSCSVAGFFYYSNMYLSIYLLCCISVDRCLAVTYPLRTKAFRSARYAWVLCLVVCVTVMSGHSLVLFKDNLQDAHDDTQDRCYETYPMPQPVALFNLLRVGIGFLLPLLVLGLCYWRIMGQVKQSEGLGEQAKRKVRLLSFGVIGIFSVCFAPYHLLLLTRSLAYYHMDENMYCQFEQKMHFPFSCTLALSSLNSVVDPVLYVLVSNGVREDMRLCFCGNRQGQRVRESPLSTEPWNTHMI